In a genomic window of Sulfurimonas denitrificans DSM 1251:
- the rpoD gene encoding RNA polymerase sigma factor RpoD: MTAKELNKAIETFFANQKPKECSTYESLIELFDKQPTAAQAANIFKLIQKHKACIYTSSEHAKLLNDKEAEARRSAQRKMIENNETDSFDILKEHELLEWSRSDSPVRMYLREMGQIPLLTKEEEIEISKKIEGGESIIIDAICSVPYLIDFILDYREPLINRERRVKELFKSFEDEKDESDDSEDSDDDVEDSDEENVVEKTLTAKDKSRVEKVTISFKALEKAKKEWIKLAEKLAENTDAELTADLVMHYLSATYKKGVLKERLLDLGPTSKLINELVKAMETALKSDEGYDKELKRLEYKLPLFNATLKANHRILVDKICDLTKEDIATMVPEATMVSTYMEIKKLVQTKEASKNSFDMDPEKLADILEQIKRGKNISEISKTKMAKSNLRLVVSIAKRYTNRGLPFLDLIQEGNIGLMKAVDKFEYQKGYKFSTYATWWIRQAISRAIADQARTIRIPIHMIETINRINKIMRKHLQEHGKEPDVEVIALEVGLSVEKVKNVIKITKEPISLEAPIGSEDDGRFGDFIEDKTSLSPSDAILKDDLRVQIESVLEQLNEREKAVIKLRFGIMDDESDRTLEEIGKELNVTRERVRQIESSAIKKLKHPKVGRKLKNYIEE; this comes from the coding sequence ATGACAGCAAAAGAACTCAACAAGGCTATTGAAACATTTTTCGCCAATCAAAAGCCAAAAGAGTGTTCCACTTACGAATCACTTATAGAACTTTTTGACAAACAACCAACAGCTGCACAAGCTGCAAATATTTTTAAACTAATACAGAAGCATAAAGCTTGCATATATACATCATCAGAACATGCGAAATTGCTTAATGACAAAGAAGCAGAAGCTAGAAGAAGTGCTCAAAGAAAGATGATTGAGAATAACGAGACAGACAGCTTTGACATATTAAAAGAGCATGAACTGCTTGAGTGGTCAAGATCTGATTCGCCTGTTCGTATGTATCTTCGTGAAATGGGTCAAATTCCACTGCTTACAAAAGAAGAAGAGATTGAGATAAGTAAGAAAATAGAAGGCGGAGAGAGTATTATCATTGATGCAATCTGTTCTGTTCCATACCTAATAGATTTTATACTTGACTATAGAGAGCCTCTGATAAACAGAGAAAGAAGAGTTAAAGAGCTTTTTAAGAGCTTTGAAGATGAAAAAGACGAGAGTGATGATAGTGAAGATAGCGATGATGATGTAGAAGATAGTGATGAAGAAAATGTAGTTGAAAAAACATTAACTGCTAAAGATAAAAGTAGAGTAGAAAAAGTAACTATAAGCTTTAAAGCTTTAGAAAAAGCTAAAAAAGAGTGGATAAAACTTGCTGAAAAATTAGCTGAAAATACTGATGCTGAACTCACAGCTGATCTCGTCATGCATTATCTAAGCGCTACTTATAAAAAAGGGGTTTTAAAAGAGAGGCTATTAGATCTAGGACCTACTTCAAAGCTCATAAATGAGCTTGTAAAAGCTATGGAGACCGCACTAAAGAGTGATGAAGGTTATGATAAAGAGTTAAAAAGATTAGAGTATAAACTACCTCTTTTCAATGCAACACTTAAAGCAAATCATAGAATACTAGTTGATAAGATTTGTGATTTAACAAAAGAGGATATAGCTACTATGGTGCCTGAAGCCACCATGGTTAGCACATACATGGAGATTAAGAAGTTAGTTCAAACAAAAGAGGCTTCAAAAAATAGCTTTGATATGGATCCAGAAAAGTTAGCAGATATTTTAGAACAGATTAAACGCGGTAAAAATATCTCTGAAATCTCCAAAACAAAAATGGCTAAATCAAACCTTAGACTTGTTGTATCTATTGCTAAGCGCTACACAAATCGAGGATTACCTTTCCTTGATCTTATTCAAGAGGGAAATATAGGGCTTATGAAAGCTGTTGACAAGTTTGAGTATCAAAAAGGTTACAAATTCTCAACTTATGCTACATGGTGGATTCGCCAAGCAATCTCTCGCGCAATTGCAGATCAAGCAAGAACTATTCGTATCCCTATTCACATGATAGAGACTATAAATCGTATTAACAAGATTATGCGTAAACACCTTCAAGAACATGGTAAAGAGCCAGATGTTGAAGTAATTGCACTAGAAGTTGGTCTCTCAGTTGAAAAAGTTAAAAATGTAATTAAAATCACAAAAGAGCCTATAAGTCTTGAAGCACCTATTGGAAGTGAAGATGATGGGCGCTTTGGCGATTTTATTGAAGATAAAACATCGCTATCTCCTTCTGATGCTATCTTAAAAGATGACTTAAGAGTTCAAATTGAGAGTGTTTTAGAGCAGCTAAATGAGAGAGAGAAAGCGGTTATCAAGCTTCGCTTTGGAATTATGGATGATGAGTCTGATAGAACATTAGAAGAGATTGGAAAAGAGCTCAAT